The following is a genomic window from Hymenobacter monticola.
CGAGATTGAGCTGAAAAACCAGGTGCTGGCCCTGGACCGCGAAATCATCGACTTGCAAGGCGCGCAAAAGGAAACGGCCCGCATAGAGGCTGGCCGGACCGAGTTGCGCAAAGTGCAGGACCAGACCGCCGCCGACCTGCGCCGTCAGCAAACCCTCGAAACAGAAGCCAAAGCGCGCAAAAAAGCTATTGAAGACGAGGGCAAGCCCTGCCGCACCGAGCGCGACGCCTTGCTGCTCGGCACCACGGCCGCGGCCCTGGCCCAGCGCGCCGACGACCTGACCGCCCAGCAGCAGGCGCTGCAGCAGCTTCTGCCGAAAGCCGAGGCCGCGCACGAGCACCGGGCCCGCGCCGCCGCCCTCGCGGCTCAGCTGGAGCAGGAAGCTCCGGCCTTGGCCACGGCCGAAACCGCCGCGGCTCACCTCGAAACGCGCCGGGCCGACGGCCAGCGCCTGCTCGACAGCTACCGCCGCGAGCTGCGCGCCCAACAAGCCCTGGCCGACCTTAACCAGCACCGCCAGCACCTGCAGCCCGGCCAGCCCTGCCCGCTGTGCGGCGCGCTGGAGCACGCCTTCGCCGCCGATTTTGCCGCCGAAGCCGACGAGCAGGAGCAGCGTGTGACGCAGCAGCAGCTAGCGCTGGCCCAGTTGGACGAGGACCTGCGCCTCGCCACCACGGCTCTGGCCCGCCGCCAGACCGAGCAGCAGCAGCGCAGCAAGCTCCGCGAAGAAGCATTGGCCGCCGCCGATGCAGCCCAGCAGCAGGCCCTTGCCCTGGCCGCCACCTGCACGCCCGCCCCGGCCGAGCCCGCCAACCCGGCGGCCGTGCGCGCCCTGCTTGAAACCGCTACCCAGGAGCAAGCAGCCGCCGTGGCCGCCCGCCGCCGCGTGGCCGAGCTAGACGAGCAACTGGCCAAGCTGCGTGAGCAATACCTCCGGGAAGGCGAAGCCGCTACGGCAGCCGAGCGTGAGATTCCGCGGCTGCTGGAGCGGCAGGAAGCCACGGCAGCCGACCTGGCCAAGCTGGCCGAAGAGCTGCTGCATTGGCAGGAACAGTCCGATATATTCCAAGACTCAATTCGCGACTTCCTGGCGCCCCACCGCCTGCAGCTGCCCTCCCGCCCGCCCTACGACGGCATTCTGGCGACGCTACGGGAGCGGGCCGAGCACTACGAAGCGCAAGTGGTGGCCCTGAACGAGCTGGGTAAAACGCTGCTGGGCAAAACCAGCCAGCACCAGGCCCACACCGAAACCCTCGCCCAGCAAACCAAACAGCTCGCCGCCACTGCCGCCGCGCTGGCAGCGGAAGAGCAAGCTATTGCCCGGCAGCTGGCGGCCCGCCAGGCGCAGTACGCCGGCCTCCACCCTGCCGCCGAAGCCGAGCAACTCCGCCTGGCCACTCAGCGCCTGGCCGATGCCGCCGTGCGCGCCCAAGCGGAGCTGGCCGACCAGCAAAAGACGCTGGAAATTCAGCAAAACCGCCAAAAAGACCTGCAGGCGCAGCTGGCGGTGCACCGCGCCGCCCACGCCCAGCGCGAGGCCGAGCTAACGGCGGCCCTGGCCGCCGCTGGCCTGGCCACGGCCACCGAGGCGCGCGCCCTGCTCCTGCCCGCTGCCGAGGCCACACGCCTCACCCAGCGCCACCAGGACCACCGCACCGCCCAGGCCGCCGCCGCCCGCCGCCTCACCGACCTCACGGCCGAGCTACACCACCACGCCGAAGCCGGCCTCACGCCCCACACCGCCGCCGAGCTCACCGCCCAGCTCCAGGCGCTGTCGGCGGCCGATGACGTGCTGCAGCAGCAGCTCGGGGCCGTAAGCAACCAGCTCCGGCAGGACGATGATGCACGGGAGCGGCTGGCCGCGGGCCAGCACGAACTGACCCTGCGCCAGCAGGAAGAGCAACGCTGGCAGGATTTGAGCGAGCAGATTGGCTCGGCGCGGGGCGACAAGTTCAGCCAGTTTGCCCAGGGCCTCACCCTCACGCACCTGGCCCGGCTGGCCAACCTGCGCCTGCGCCAGCTCACCGGCCGCTACACCATCCTGAAAATGCCCAACCGCAACCTGGAGCTGCAAATCATCGACCACGACCAGGCCGACACCGTGCGCCCCATGGCCTCGCTCTCGGGCGGCGAAAGCTTCCTGGTGAGCCTGGCGCTGGCTCTGGGCCTGAGCGAGCTGGCCGGCCACAAAGCCCGCATCGAGTCGCTGTTCATCGACGAAGGCTTTGGCACCC
Proteins encoded in this region:
- a CDS encoding AAA family ATPase; this translates as MKIISVRFANLNSLPGPFLIRFDETPLADTGLFAITGPTGAGKSTLLDAIAVGLYGRVPRHDRQVGEMVSRHAKDAFSEVEFEVHETNADTGAVDRVRYRSRWEVKRKVRGEDKGALNPDAMTLVLSPSNVAVVSGKEAVPKRVSEVSGLDFGQFEQSVLLSQGKFARFLHAPEKERSALLEKMTNVGIYSRLSVAAFEKAKEEELKTKLLRAKLDATRLLSEEERADLERQLDVLHQQAEQHYEEQQDLTICLTWRTILDQLDRQLADAAREAERLQRDDEQLQPEFVRLEGHLRAAAVDKPLELAEAAEKEVASDEKQLRELAEALPQLATAAETAATAHMAATAAHATALAEEDRLRPLLSQAQEQDAAIAAARHQLQLQRDAHARQQLEHQQAADELSREAQDIKALQGQNETLDRWLIEHSAEIELKNQVLALDREIIDLQGAQKETARIEAGRTELRKVQDQTAADLRRQQTLETEAKARKKAIEDEGKPCRTERDALLLGTTAAALAQRADDLTAQQQALQQLLPKAEAAHEHRARAAALAAQLEQEAPALATAETAAAHLETRRADGQRLLDSYRRELRAQQALADLNQHRQHLQPGQPCPLCGALEHAFAADFAAEADEQEQRVTQQQLALAQLDEDLRLATTALARRQTEQQQRSKLREEALAAADAAQQQALALAATCTPAPAEPANPAAVRALLETATQEQAAAVAARRRVAELDEQLAKLREQYLREGEAATAAEREIPRLLERQEATAADLAKLAEELLHWQEQSDIFQDSIRDFLAPHRLQLPSRPPYDGILATLRERAEHYEAQVVALNELGKTLLGKTSQHQAHTETLAQQTKQLAATAAALAAEEQAIARQLAARQAQYAGLHPAAEAEQLRLATQRLADAAVRAQAELADQQKTLEIQQNRQKDLQAQLAVHRAAHAQREAELTAALAAAGLATATEARALLLPAAEATRLTQRHQDHRTAQAAAARRLTDLTAELHHHAEAGLTPHTAAELTAQLQALSAADDVLQQQLGAVSNQLRQDDDARERLAAGQHELTLRQQEEQRWQDLSEQIGSARGDKFSQFAQGLTLTHLARLANLRLRQLTGRYTILKMPNRNLELQIIDHDQADTVRPMASLSGGESFLVSLALALGLSELAGHKARIESLFIDEGFGTLDPEALNTALDALERLQHSGKMIGVISHVSDLKDRISTQIRVRPGAGGNSSVYLVGVRGNETSCATP